Proteins encoded by one window of Cydia fagiglandana chromosome Z, ilCydFagi1.1, whole genome shotgun sequence:
- the LOC134679284 gene encoding ribonuclease H2 subunit B, with protein sequence MTRSQKKNSTSSTTNDFNNETTKKRVENSWLLLAQDSLLQNPDFVIITLPNPASRKPSKYCLDEHNKKVYEVVTFSEPHRCWFTGQTVKSDASMFMLTPIHPVFLVLPHIKEQCQIKAIPIEDLLSEKGLSKLVDFITGVDNIADLKGPDDLKAYKYNESKTLTWLEIKVKKLAKVLRAKKIHVRSGAASATFVASTANDDTVDEDFFLKYALGIIAEYLEEDLVELLEKKFDFKPDMIESLGQKRKSEVVESDNKRIKCENTEESKLVTALSPLSNNVTKQKPLTAKEKARQKAASGTKTISAFFTKK encoded by the exons ATGACACGATCTCAGAAGAAAAACAGCACGTCGAGTACTACCAATGATTTCAACAATGAGACAACTAAAAAACGTGTTGAAAATTCCTGGTTACTCCTAGCACAAG ATTCATTACTACAGAATCCCGATTTTGTTATCATAACTCTTCCCAACCCAGCAAGCAGGAAGCCCAGCAAGTATTGTTTGGATGAACATAACAAAAAAGTATATGAAGTTGTTACATTTAGTGAGCCCCATAGGTGCTGGTTCACCGGCCAAACTGTTAAGTCTGATGCTAGCATGTTTATGTTGACTCCCATACATCCTGTATTTTTAG TTTTGCCTCACATAAAGGAGCAATGCCAGATTAAAGCGATACCCATTGAAGATTTGCTATCAGAAAAGGGCTTGAGCAAGCTTGTCGACTTTATTACTGGTGTTGACAATATTGCAGATCTAAAG GGACCTGATGATTTAAAAGCCTATAAGTATAATGAAAGTAAAACTTTAACATGGCTTGAAATTAAGGTGAAGAAATTAGCAAAAGTATTGAGAGCAAAGAAGATTCATGTACGGTCAGGTGCTGCCTCTGCTACATTTGTAGCCAGTACTGCCAATGATGATACCGTGGATGAAG ACTTTTTCTTGAAGTATGCTCTTGGCATAATAGCTGAATATCTTGAAGAGGACCTTGTGGAATTATTGGAAAAGAAATTTGATTTTAAACCTGACATGATTGAATCTTTGGGACAAAAGCGAAAATCCGAAGTTGTAGAAAGTGACAATAAAAGAATAAAATGCGAAAACACTGAAGAAAGTAAGTTAGTGACTGCTCTATCGCCACTCTCAAATAATGTCACCAAACAGAAACCATTAACTGCTAAAGAAAAAGCTCGTCAAAAGGCTGCAAGTGGTACTAAAACCATATCAGCTTTTTTTACTAAAAAGTAG